A single genomic interval of Cucumis sativus cultivar 9930 chromosome 7, Cucumber_9930_V3, whole genome shotgun sequence harbors:
- the LOC101221435 gene encoding ATP-dependent RNA helicase DEAH13 isoform X3, translating to MLYGSKRSDKKRKNPNKGCKGIQLNKKPKLSKSQKRKIMKLEEEKEKSLLLSKSLETLEKYKISDDAFLLLRSSVNIGKDETRLEKRSRDIQFSKVGIEVPGNDQQLDKTSSDISQYESHCGSLDISPCHQLSANADEDGPFVAEKEVTRGLDSFKDLDNDTIVPNDGKSLSSLPDKVENTGAVLLEDERDLSCTMCTVGGFKEPEIMDKEDGIPKVEICTTSNLLPEMRLLSKPIVVPVSRPCEVEDKRKDLPIVMMEQEIMEAINENPIVIICGETGCGKTTQVPQFLYEAGFGSSQSSHQRGAIGVTQPRRVAVLATAKRVAYELGVRLGKEVGFQVRYDKKIGDTSSIKFMTDGILLREVQHDFLLKRYSVLILDEAHERSMNTDILIGMLSRVVKLRQDLHMKQRQLTLSGGKISPENMIFPLKLVLMSATLRVEDFVSGGRLFHVSPPIIEVPTRQFPVTVHFSKRTDIVDYIGQAYKKVMAIHKKLPPGGILVFVTGQREVENLCKKLREASKKLIKKTSERHGENNNGIVEMNSIQNLDMNEINEAFEDHEFSIEQTDRFSSFDKDEFDINDDVSDASYNSESDSELEFNEDAMSDETDGNLTDVVMDDASMSSLKAAFDALDRKNALDLDKRQVDHTTDEDLSSKQCVSARLKENVEFGFSVGALHVLPLYAMLPAAAQLRVFEEVKEGERLVVVATNVAETSLTIPGIKYVVDTGREKVKTYNSSNGIENYEVQWISKASAAQRAGRAGRTGPGHCYRLYSSAVFSNTLPDFSLAEIAKIPVDGVVLLMKSMGISKVVNFPFPTPPETSAVLEAESCLKALEALDSGGRLTALGKAMAQYPLSPRHSRMLLTVIQIMRNLKNYDRANLVLAYSVAAAAALSMSNPFVMMFEGSQINDEVEQNDRSFGDTKTEEKVEKSLKKKLKEAGKLSREKFSDHSSDALTVAYALQCFEHSETPVAFCNNFTLHLKTMQEMSKLRKQLLKLVFNHSRSSIAESEFSWTNGVLEDVEAMWRVPSNKHPLSLKEKEIIGQAICAGWPDRVAKRIREISKSVEADRKERAGKYQACMVKENVFVNRWSSVSRSAPKFLVYNELLRTKRPYMHGLTSVQPDWLVKYASSLCAFSAPLTDPKPYYDSQNDTVYSWVAPTFGPHLWELPLHNVPIKDNAQGVAVFACALLKGKVLPCLTSVSEFLAARPSSILRPEALGQKRVGNLLSKLRSKKINSRATLRAVWKDNPYELHLEILDWFQKSYHSHFEDLWSQMLCEVQLPQKRLIKKLERAKEKKIKN from the exons ATGTTGTACGGGAGTAAAAGGAgtgataagaaaagaaaaaacccaaatAAG GGATGTAAAGGAATTCAgctaaataaaaaaccaaagttGAGCAAgtcccaaaaaagaaagatcatGAAGTTGGAG GAGGAGAAGGAAAAATCACTTCTACTGTCGAAAAGCTTGGAGACATTAGA GAAATATAAGATTTCGGATGatgcatttcttcttttgcGATCTTCTGTTAATATTGGTAAG GATGAAACGAGATTGGAAAAACGTAGCAGAGatatacaattttcaaaagtaggAATAGAGGTTCCAGGGAATGACCAGCAGTTGGATAAAACTTCCTCTGATATTTCTCAATATGAAAGTCATTGTGGCTCTCTTGATATTTCTCCGTGCCATCAGCTTTCTGCTAATGCTGATGAGGATGGCCCTTTCGTGGCAGAAAAAGAAGTGACACGTGGTCTGGACTCTTTCAAAGATCTTGATAATGATACCATAGTCCCAAATGATGGAAAGTCCCTTTCTTCCTTGCCagataaagttgaaaatacTGGTGCAGTTTTACTAGAAGATGAAAGAGATCTATCTTGTACTATGTGCACAGTTGGTGGCTTTAAAGAACCTGAGATAATG GATAAAGAGGACGGAATACCAAAGGTAGAAATTTGTACAACATCCAATCTGCTTCCAGAAATGAGGCTTTTGTCTAAGCCAATTGTGGTGCCAGTATCGAGGCCATGTGAAGTTGAAGACAAACGAAAAGATCTCCCGATTGTCATGATGGAGCAGGAGATAATGGAAGCTATCAATGAGAACCCCATAGTTATAATATGTGGAGAGACTGGTTGTGGGAAAACCACTCAAGTTCCTCag TTTTTATATGAAGCTGGCTTTGGTTCATCACAATCTAGTCATCAGAGAGGTGCCATTGGGGTGACTCAACCTCGGCGTGTGGCTGTTCTAGCCACTGCTAAACGTGTTGCGTATGAGCTTGGTGTTCGTCTAGGCAAAGAGGTGGGCTTTCAAGTAAGATATGACAAGAAAATTGGAGATACTAGCTCAATCAAGTTCATGACTGATGGAATTTTACTTCGTGAAGTTCAG catgattttttattaaagcGTTACTCTGTTCTAATTCTCGATGAGGCGCATGAGAGGAGTATGAACACTGACATATTAATTGGAATGTTGTCACGTGTTGTTAAACTTCGTCAG GATTTGCATATGAAGCAACGACAACTTACACTTTCAGGAGGAAAAATTAGTCCCGAGAATATGATTTTTCCATTGAAGTTGGTGCTTATGAGTGCTACATTGCGAGTGGAAGATTTCGTTTCTGGGGGAAGGTTGTTTCATGTTTCACCTCCCATTATCGAAGTTCCCACTAGACAATTTCCCGTAACTGTACATTTCTCAAAGAGAACAGATATAGTTGATTATATCGGTCAAGCATATAAAAAGGTTATGGCTATTCACAAAAAGCTTCCACCTGGAGGTATACTTGTCTTTGTTACTGGACAGagagaagttgaaaatttatgcAAGAAGCTACGAGAAGCCTCGAAGAAGCTGATCAAGAAAACATCCGAAAGACATGGTGAAAATAACAATGGCATTGTTGAGATGAAttccattcaaaatttggatatgaatgaaattaatgaagcaTTTGAAGATcatgaattttcaattgaaCAAACAGATCGATTTAGCTCTTTTGATAAGGACGAGTTTGATATTAATGATGATGTGTCTGATGCTTCATACAATTCAGAATCAGATAGTGAATTGGAATTTAATGAAGATGCAATGTCAGATGAGACTGATGGCAACCTTACTGATGTAGTAATGGATGATGCAAGTATGTCTTCTCTCAAGGCTGCATTTGATGCCTTAGATAGAAAAAACGCTTTGGACTTGGATAAAAGACAGGTTGATCACACTACAGACGAGGACTTATCAAGCAAACAATGTGTTAGTGCaaggttgaaagaaaatgtggaATTTGGTTTTTCGGTTGGTGCATTGCATGTTCTTCCTCTCTATGCCATGCTACCTGCAGCAGCTCAACTGCGTGTGTTTGAAGAAGTCAAGGAAGGAGAGCGGCTTGTTGTTGTTGCTACTAATGTTGCTGAAACTTCATTGACTATCCCAGGCATAAAATATGTGGTGGATACTGGTAGAGAAAAGGTTAAAACTTATAACTCCTCAAATGGGATTGAAAATTATGAAGTGCAATGGATTAGTAAGGCTTCAGCTGCTCAAAGGGCTGGAAGAGCTGGAAGGACAGGGCCGGGGCATTGTTATCGTCTCTATTCTTCTGCAGTTTTTAGCAATACACTACCTGACTTTTCTCTCGCTGAAATAGCTAAAATACCAGTCGATGGTGTTGTCCTTCTTATGAAATCAATGGGTATCAGTAAG GTGGTCAATTTTCCATTTCCTACTCCTCCTGAGACATCAGCGGTACTTGAGGCTGAGAGTTGCTTGAAGGCTCTTGAAGCTCTTGATAGTGGTGGAAGATTGACAGCCTTGGGGAAGGCAATGGCTCAGTATCCTTTGAGTCCGCGCCACTCTAGAATGCTACTTACAGTTATTCAGATtatgagaaatttgaaaaattatgaccGAGCAAATCTTGTTCTTGCATACTCCGTTGCAGCAGCTGCAGCTTTGAGCATGTCTAACCCTTTTGTAATGATGTTTGAAGGGAGTCAAATAAATGATGAGGTAGAACAAAACGACAGGTCTTTTGGGGACACAAAAACTGAAGAAAAAGTGGAGAAGTCattgaaaaagaagttaaaagaaGCTGGTAAACTCTCTCGTGAAAAATTTTCGGATCATAGTAGTGATGCTTTGACTGTAGCTTATGCTTTGCAATGTTTTGAACATTCTGAAACTCCTGTGGCATTCTGCAACAACTTCACATTACATCTAAAAACTATGCAAGAAATGTCCAAATTGAGAAAGCAACTattaaaacttgtttttaatCATAGTCGTTCTTCTATTGCTGAGTCCGAATTTTCATGGACTAATGGGGTTTTGGAGGATGTAGAAGCTATGTGGAGGGTCCCATCCAATAAACATCCTCTTTCATTGAAGGAGAAGGAGATAATTGGCCAAGCAATTTGTGCAGGTTGGCCAGATAGGGTTGCCAAACGTATTAGAGAGATTTCCAAGTCAGTTGAAGCTGACAGGAAAGAGCGTGCTGGAAAGTATCAAGCTTGcatggtaaaagaaaatgtgttcGTCAATCGATGGTCATCTGTTTCTCGTTCAGCCCCAAAATTTTTGGTGTACAATGAATTATTACGTACAAAACGACCATACATGCATGGATTGACTAGTGTACAACCAGATTGGCTGGTGAAATATGCTAGTTCCTTGTGTGCTTTCTCAGCACCTTTAACAGATCCTAAACCTTATTACGACTCTCAAAATGACACAGTGTATTCGTGGGTTGCTCCTACGTTTGGCCCACATCTTTGGGAGCTTCCCTTACATAATGTCCCAATTAAAGATAACGCTCAAGGAGTTGCAGTGTTTGCATGTGCTCTGCTTAAAGGGAAGGTGTTACCATGCTTAACATCTGTAAGTGAGTTCTTGGCAGCTCGTCCCAGTAGTATCTTAAGGCCAGAGGCATTAGGCCAAAAAAGAGTTGGGAATCTTCTATCAAAATTGAGATCCAAGAAGATAAACAGTCGTGCCACGTTGAGAGCGGTATGGAAGGATAATCCATACGAACTGCATTTGGAAATCTTGGATTGGTTCCAAAAGAGTTATCACAGTCACTTTGAAGACCTTTGGTCACAAATGCTTTGTGAAGTACAATTGCCCCAAAAACGTCTCATCAAGAAGTTGGAAAGGGccaaggaaaagaaaataaaaaattga
- the LOC101221435 gene encoding ATP-dependent RNA helicase DEAH13 isoform X2, producing MEDLVNDQLDCGKGSWSLDGGGSNQVMLYGSKRSDKKRKNPNKGCKGIQLNKKPKLSKSQKRKIMKLEEEKEKSLLLSKSLETLEKYKISDDAFLLLRSSVNIGKDETRLEKRSRDIQFSKVGIEVPGNDQQLDKTSSDISQYESHCGSLDISPCHQLSANADEDGPFVAEKEVTRDKVENTGAVLLEDERDLSCTMCTVGGFKEPEIMDKEDGIPKVEICTTSNLLPEMRLLSKPIVVPVSRPCEVEDKRKDLPIVMMEQEIMEAINENPIVIICGETGCGKTTQVPQFLYEAGFGSSQSSHQRGAIGVTQPRRVAVLATAKRVAYELGVRLGKEVGFQVRYDKKIGDTSSIKFMTDGILLREVQHDFLLKRYSVLILDEAHERSMNTDILIGMLSRVVKLRQDLHMKQRQLTLSGGKISPENMIFPLKLVLMSATLRVEDFVSGGRLFHVSPPIIEVPTRQFPVTVHFSKRTDIVDYIGQAYKKVMAIHKKLPPGGILVFVTGQREVENLCKKLREASKKLIKKTSERHGENNNGIVEMNSIQNLDMNEINEAFEDHEFSIEQTDRFSSFDKDEFDINDDVSDASYNSESDSELEFNEDAMSDETDGNLTDVVMDDASMSSLKAAFDALDRKNALDLDKRQVDHTTDEDLSSKQCVSARLKENVEFGFSVGALHVLPLYAMLPAAAQLRVFEEVKEGERLVVVATNVAETSLTIPGIKYVVDTGREKVKTYNSSNGIENYEVQWISKASAAQRAGRAGRTGPGHCYRLYSSAVFSNTLPDFSLAEIAKIPVDGVVLLMKSMGISKVVNFPFPTPPETSAVLEAESCLKALEALDSGGRLTALGKAMAQYPLSPRHSRMLLTVIQIMRNLKNYDRANLVLAYSVAAAAALSMSNPFVMMFEGSQINDEVEQNDRSFGDTKTEEKVEKSLKKKLKEAGKLSREKFSDHSSDALTVAYALQCFEHSETPVAFCNNFTLHLKTMQEMSKLRKQLLKLVFNHSRSSIAESEFSWTNGVLEDVEAMWRVPSNKHPLSLKEKEIIGQAICAGWPDRVAKRIREISKSVEADRKERAGKYQACMVKENVFVNRWSSVSRSAPKFLVYNELLRTKRPYMHGLTSVQPDWLVKYASSLCAFSAPLTDPKPYYDSQNDTVYSWVAPTFGPHLWELPLHNVPIKDNAQGVAVFACALLKGKVLPCLTSVSEFLAARPSSILRPEALGQKRVGNLLSKLRSKKINSRATLRAVWKDNPYELHLEILDWFQKSYHSHFEDLWSQMLCEVQLPQKRLIKKLERAKEKKIKN from the exons ATGGAAGACCTTGTCAATGATCAGCTAGATTGTGGTAAAGGTTCATGGAG TTTGGATGGTGGTGGCAGCAATCAAGTTATGTTGTACGGGAGTAAAAGGAgtgataagaaaagaaaaaacccaaatAAG GGATGTAAAGGAATTCAgctaaataaaaaaccaaagttGAGCAAgtcccaaaaaagaaagatcatGAAGTTGGAG GAGGAGAAGGAAAAATCACTTCTACTGTCGAAAAGCTTGGAGACATTAGA GAAATATAAGATTTCGGATGatgcatttcttcttttgcGATCTTCTGTTAATATTGGTAAG GATGAAACGAGATTGGAAAAACGTAGCAGAGatatacaattttcaaaagtaggAATAGAGGTTCCAGGGAATGACCAGCAGTTGGATAAAACTTCCTCTGATATTTCTCAATATGAAAGTCATTGTGGCTCTCTTGATATTTCTCCGTGCCATCAGCTTTCTGCTAATGCTGATGAGGATGGCCCTTTCGTGGCAGAAAAAGAAGTGACACGTG ataaagttgaaaatacTGGTGCAGTTTTACTAGAAGATGAAAGAGATCTATCTTGTACTATGTGCACAGTTGGTGGCTTTAAAGAACCTGAGATAATG GATAAAGAGGACGGAATACCAAAGGTAGAAATTTGTACAACATCCAATCTGCTTCCAGAAATGAGGCTTTTGTCTAAGCCAATTGTGGTGCCAGTATCGAGGCCATGTGAAGTTGAAGACAAACGAAAAGATCTCCCGATTGTCATGATGGAGCAGGAGATAATGGAAGCTATCAATGAGAACCCCATAGTTATAATATGTGGAGAGACTGGTTGTGGGAAAACCACTCAAGTTCCTCag TTTTTATATGAAGCTGGCTTTGGTTCATCACAATCTAGTCATCAGAGAGGTGCCATTGGGGTGACTCAACCTCGGCGTGTGGCTGTTCTAGCCACTGCTAAACGTGTTGCGTATGAGCTTGGTGTTCGTCTAGGCAAAGAGGTGGGCTTTCAAGTAAGATATGACAAGAAAATTGGAGATACTAGCTCAATCAAGTTCATGACTGATGGAATTTTACTTCGTGAAGTTCAG catgattttttattaaagcGTTACTCTGTTCTAATTCTCGATGAGGCGCATGAGAGGAGTATGAACACTGACATATTAATTGGAATGTTGTCACGTGTTGTTAAACTTCGTCAG GATTTGCATATGAAGCAACGACAACTTACACTTTCAGGAGGAAAAATTAGTCCCGAGAATATGATTTTTCCATTGAAGTTGGTGCTTATGAGTGCTACATTGCGAGTGGAAGATTTCGTTTCTGGGGGAAGGTTGTTTCATGTTTCACCTCCCATTATCGAAGTTCCCACTAGACAATTTCCCGTAACTGTACATTTCTCAAAGAGAACAGATATAGTTGATTATATCGGTCAAGCATATAAAAAGGTTATGGCTATTCACAAAAAGCTTCCACCTGGAGGTATACTTGTCTTTGTTACTGGACAGagagaagttgaaaatttatgcAAGAAGCTACGAGAAGCCTCGAAGAAGCTGATCAAGAAAACATCCGAAAGACATGGTGAAAATAACAATGGCATTGTTGAGATGAAttccattcaaaatttggatatgaatgaaattaatgaagcaTTTGAAGATcatgaattttcaattgaaCAAACAGATCGATTTAGCTCTTTTGATAAGGACGAGTTTGATATTAATGATGATGTGTCTGATGCTTCATACAATTCAGAATCAGATAGTGAATTGGAATTTAATGAAGATGCAATGTCAGATGAGACTGATGGCAACCTTACTGATGTAGTAATGGATGATGCAAGTATGTCTTCTCTCAAGGCTGCATTTGATGCCTTAGATAGAAAAAACGCTTTGGACTTGGATAAAAGACAGGTTGATCACACTACAGACGAGGACTTATCAAGCAAACAATGTGTTAGTGCaaggttgaaagaaaatgtggaATTTGGTTTTTCGGTTGGTGCATTGCATGTTCTTCCTCTCTATGCCATGCTACCTGCAGCAGCTCAACTGCGTGTGTTTGAAGAAGTCAAGGAAGGAGAGCGGCTTGTTGTTGTTGCTACTAATGTTGCTGAAACTTCATTGACTATCCCAGGCATAAAATATGTGGTGGATACTGGTAGAGAAAAGGTTAAAACTTATAACTCCTCAAATGGGATTGAAAATTATGAAGTGCAATGGATTAGTAAGGCTTCAGCTGCTCAAAGGGCTGGAAGAGCTGGAAGGACAGGGCCGGGGCATTGTTATCGTCTCTATTCTTCTGCAGTTTTTAGCAATACACTACCTGACTTTTCTCTCGCTGAAATAGCTAAAATACCAGTCGATGGTGTTGTCCTTCTTATGAAATCAATGGGTATCAGTAAG GTGGTCAATTTTCCATTTCCTACTCCTCCTGAGACATCAGCGGTACTTGAGGCTGAGAGTTGCTTGAAGGCTCTTGAAGCTCTTGATAGTGGTGGAAGATTGACAGCCTTGGGGAAGGCAATGGCTCAGTATCCTTTGAGTCCGCGCCACTCTAGAATGCTACTTACAGTTATTCAGATtatgagaaatttgaaaaattatgaccGAGCAAATCTTGTTCTTGCATACTCCGTTGCAGCAGCTGCAGCTTTGAGCATGTCTAACCCTTTTGTAATGATGTTTGAAGGGAGTCAAATAAATGATGAGGTAGAACAAAACGACAGGTCTTTTGGGGACACAAAAACTGAAGAAAAAGTGGAGAAGTCattgaaaaagaagttaaaagaaGCTGGTAAACTCTCTCGTGAAAAATTTTCGGATCATAGTAGTGATGCTTTGACTGTAGCTTATGCTTTGCAATGTTTTGAACATTCTGAAACTCCTGTGGCATTCTGCAACAACTTCACATTACATCTAAAAACTATGCAAGAAATGTCCAAATTGAGAAAGCAACTattaaaacttgtttttaatCATAGTCGTTCTTCTATTGCTGAGTCCGAATTTTCATGGACTAATGGGGTTTTGGAGGATGTAGAAGCTATGTGGAGGGTCCCATCCAATAAACATCCTCTTTCATTGAAGGAGAAGGAGATAATTGGCCAAGCAATTTGTGCAGGTTGGCCAGATAGGGTTGCCAAACGTATTAGAGAGATTTCCAAGTCAGTTGAAGCTGACAGGAAAGAGCGTGCTGGAAAGTATCAAGCTTGcatggtaaaagaaaatgtgttcGTCAATCGATGGTCATCTGTTTCTCGTTCAGCCCCAAAATTTTTGGTGTACAATGAATTATTACGTACAAAACGACCATACATGCATGGATTGACTAGTGTACAACCAGATTGGCTGGTGAAATATGCTAGTTCCTTGTGTGCTTTCTCAGCACCTTTAACAGATCCTAAACCTTATTACGACTCTCAAAATGACACAGTGTATTCGTGGGTTGCTCCTACGTTTGGCCCACATCTTTGGGAGCTTCCCTTACATAATGTCCCAATTAAAGATAACGCTCAAGGAGTTGCAGTGTTTGCATGTGCTCTGCTTAAAGGGAAGGTGTTACCATGCTTAACATCTGTAAGTGAGTTCTTGGCAGCTCGTCCCAGTAGTATCTTAAGGCCAGAGGCATTAGGCCAAAAAAGAGTTGGGAATCTTCTATCAAAATTGAGATCCAAGAAGATAAACAGTCGTGCCACGTTGAGAGCGGTATGGAAGGATAATCCATACGAACTGCATTTGGAAATCTTGGATTGGTTCCAAAAGAGTTATCACAGTCACTTTGAAGACCTTTGGTCACAAATGCTTTGTGAAGTACAATTGCCCCAAAAACGTCTCATCAAGAAGTTGGAAAGGGccaaggaaaagaaaataaaaaattga